One Gossypium hirsutum isolate 1008001.06 chromosome A11, Gossypium_hirsutum_v2.1, whole genome shotgun sequence genomic window carries:
- the LOC107922749 gene encoding general transcription factor IIE subunit 2, translated as MALQEKLDRFNKQQEKCQSMLSNIAGKSLSSRAAAAPKPASAPPFSGARPSAPVKFSNDTERLQHINSIRKSPVGAQMKRVIDILFQTRQAFTPEQINEACYVDVNGNRDVFEGLRKNPKVYYDGKRFSYKAKHDVKNKNELLVLIRKFIEGIAVIDLKDAYPNVMEDLQALKAAGQIWLLSNFDSQEDIAFPNDPRVPIKVDDDLKELFRSIELPRDMLDIEKDLQKNGMKPATNTAKRRAAAQVQGFSAKPKPKQKNKEFSKKAKLTNAHLPDLFQNLKNS; from the exons ATGGCATTGCAAGAGAAGTTGGATAGATTTAATAAGCAGCAGGAGAAGTGTCAGTCGATGCTCTCCAACATCGCCGGGAAATCATTATCATCTAGGGCAGCCGCAGCTCCAAAACCGGCATCTGCACCGCCTTTTTCTGGTGCAAGGCCTTCTGCTCCTGTCAAATTCTCAAATGATACCGAGAGGCTTCAACATATTAATAGCATCAGGAAATCTCCTGTTGGAGCTCAGATGAAACGTGTTATCGACATTCTTTTTCAG ACAAGGCAAGCTTTCACACCGGAACAGATCAATGAAGCATGTTATGTCGATGTGAATGGCAATAGAGATGTTTTTGAGGGCCTGAGGAAAAATCCAAAAGTGTACTATGACGGAAAGCGCTTCTCTTACAAG GCTAAGCATGATGTAAAAAACAAGAACGAACTTCTTGTTTTGATTCGGAAATTTATAGAAGGCATTGCTGTTATCGATCTCAAGGATGCATACCCAAATGTGATGGAAGACTTGCAG GCTCTGAAAGCTGCAGGTCAGATTTGGCTGCTATCGAATTTTGATTCTCAGGAAGACATAGCCTTCCCTAATGATCCCAGGGTACCTATTAAGGTAGATGATGACCTTAAAGAGTTATTTCGTTCAATTGAATTGCCACGAGACATGCTCGACATTGAGAAAGATCTGCAGAAGAATGGAATGAAACCCGCCACGAACACGGCAAAAAGAAGAGCTGCTGCGCAAGTGCAGGGCTTTTCCGCCAAGCCAAAGCCTAAACAGAAAAACAAGGAGTTCTCCAAGAAGGCTAAACTAACAAATGCACATCTTCCTGACCTTTTCCAGAATCTCAAGAATTCCTGA
- the LOC107922822 gene encoding elicitor-responsive protein 3 isoform X1, which yields MPQGKLQVVLVSAKGLENTDFLCNMDPYVLLTCRTQEQKSSVASGKGSEPEWNEDFIFNISEGASELALKIMDSDAGSQDDFVGEVAIPLEPVFIERNIPLTPYTVVKDGEYRGEIKFGLTFTPEERESRDFEVEESFGGWKQSSYTD from the exons ATGCCTCAGGGAAAGCTTCAAGTTGTCCTTGTTAGTGCCAAAGGTCTCGAGAACACAGATTTTCTCT GTAACATGGATCCTTACGTGCTTCTTACTTGCCGAACCCAGGAGCAGAAAAGCAGTGTTGCATCAG GAAAAGGATCAGAACCAGAATGGAACGAGGATTTCATATTCAACATCTCCGAAGGTGCTTCGGAACTCGCACTGAAAATAATGGACAGTGATGCTGGTTCTCAGGATGATTTCGTGGGAGAAGTAGC TATACCACTGGAGCCTGTATTTATCGAAAGAAACATTCCCCTGACTCCATATACTGTTGTCAAGGATGGAGAATATCGTGGGGAGATTAAATTTGGTCTCACTTTCACCCCCGAg GAACGTGAAAGCAGGGATTTTGAAGTTGAAGAATCTTTTGGAGGGTGGAAGCAGTCTTCATACACTGATTAG
- the LOC107924788 gene encoding E3 ubiquitin-protein ligase At4g11680, whose protein sequence is MASTAASNRSSSDDITDVTTSLLSSQGSVSRDDSATRGSVRRQSLREAARFLRRASSRRLMREPSMLVRETAAEQLEERHSDWAYSKPVVVLDIIWNFAFVAAAVGVLILSWNERPSMPLRLWIIGYALQCLLHMVCVCVEYRRRRRQRSMNYRSFNTGEEGALSPRSRVDSEQYVTLAHLEEDGGSVAKHLESANTMFSFIWWIIGFYWVSVGGQAMAGGSPQLYWLCIVFLGFDVFFVVFCVALACIIGIAVCCCLPCIIAILYAVADQEGASKEDIDQLPKYKFRIIGNDDKVAGDVQGSVGGVMTECGTDSPMERVLSEDDAECCICLSGYDDGVELRELPCGHHFHCACVDKWLHINATCPLCKYNILKSSTHEEV, encoded by the exons ATGGCTTCGACGGCTGCATCGAACCGGTCCTCCTCGGATGACATCACTGATGTGACGACGTCGCTTCTCTCATCACAAGGTAGCGTTTCGCGGGACGATTCTGCCACTCGTGGATCCGTTCGTCGCCAGAGCCTTCGGGAAGCGGCTCGGTTCCTACGCCGAGCCAGTAGCCGTCGACTCATGCGCGAGCCGTCCATGTTGGTTCGGGAAACTGCTGCCGAGCAGCTCGAGGAACGGCATAGCGATTGGGCGTATTCGAAGCCCGTGGTGGTCCTCGATATTATCTGGAATTTCGCGTTCGTAGCGGCGGCGGTTGGGGTTTTGATTTTGAGCTGGAACGAGAGGCCGAGTATGCCGCTGAGGCTATGGATAATTGGGTACGCATTGCAGTGTTTGTTGCATATGGTTTGCGTTTGTGTGGAGTATAGGCGACGGAGGAGGCAACGGAGCATGAATTACAGGTCATTTAATACAGGAGAGGAAGGGGCTTTGAGTCCAAGATCGAGGGTAGATTCGGAGCAATACGTAACATTGGCCCAtttggaagaagatggtggaag TGTTGCAAAGCATCTGGAATCTGCAAATACTATGTTTTCATTCATCTGGTGGATCATTGGGTTCTACTGGGTATCTGTAGGTGGCCAAGCAATGGCTGGTGGCTCCCCTCAGCTTTATTG GCTTTGTATCGTGTTTCTTGGTTTTGATGTGTTCTTTGTTGTTTTCTGTGTTGCGCTGGCATGCATCATTGGCATTGCTGTTTGTTGCTGTCTTCCATGTATTATTGCAATCCTATATGCTGTGGCAGATCAG GAAGGAGCATCCAAGGAAGACATTGATCAGTTGCCAAAATATAAATTTCGAATAATTGGCAATGATGATAAAGTTGCCGGTGATGTCCAAGGATCCGTTGGGGGAGTAATGACTGAATGTGGCACTGATTCCCCCATGGAACGTGTGCTATCCGAGGATGATGCA GAATGTTGCATCTGCCTTTCGGGTTATGATGATGGAGTTGAGCTAAGGGAACTTCCTTGTGGTCACCATTTTCACTGTGCATGTGTAGATAAGTGGCTGCATATCAATGCTACCTGTCCTCTATgcaaatataacattttaaagaGTAGTACTCATGAGGAAGTTTAG
- the LOC107922893 gene encoding methyl-CpG-binding domain-containing protein 13, translating into MTEETSPDWLPAGWTQEFRFQKTGRRITHYVNLATGLKFFTKDDLIRYAKTETKTESEQCDDRLPTLKQITKPSTNSQVNAAVKENECPEWLPKNWFVEVKTHKSGEFIGKQVKIYVDPSTGLRFYSKPAVFRFLKQAEQRNRKTNKKKRAAHSRKKVVIEKSTVDDLPAGWIKEIKIRRNANGVRKDPYYTDPVSGYVFRSKKAVLHYLETGEIARSAFLPPKSNDDQNLTDEDGSQLPEAKRKKVKLLATKRQLVTGGETSDLSGLETEISEKGQIDQDCAETGLATERNPKTAEKSSQSSSIAHKASNGEQGKIVSADNMLASTAADDEKEKSNISSSDSGKSNNKKELDLPHGSSNQLDQLEPQQVASGLERVNPCQKEANSPCVLEKESPLQLNVCSNPELAKQPSAYPKVKSRCALVKTIKPIEDEDVLRKQPQTLEIEKTSDTKSEVQPMFSSDSCLEFRVNTPRGGVPHGDASAEGLVSTAASSVLQEKNLGKTRMESKRRNLENKNSSKVKKMKELDLPRRISKRLAGLEHELVGNEVSAEEAIQNTTRKSGKTEAKPTCVLADKATQQLNVGLDATVWNQASPAVVGTEINNISPHEDRTILAEQPQMLGTQDSDSKSDLHPFFCSDPCLEFAIKTLTGAIPLEDAINEGLVSAPIANIQPQKNLAETTTENSCCRKTLINTIKSKKKDADSQQRSSKRLAGHSPELMANSLSNEQFLNLAAQKSYDSKARNVNLPSANLTEKSSQQLEFGPRVALEHQDFTYRTNSSHNESSNKSKEPHQNQTIPTGLNNENPGGLPSAVPFGSLCSDPYFKFPFNTLTGSSAAEDSFTFQRNFALPDYGFPNIFQSDIPTQVFPVEQPVLQQQQQFPYNPPFLPPGNVSLPNSGTINAQQSYRTGKTNYQTR; encoded by the exons ATGACGGAAGAAACTTCACCGGACTGGCTTCCCGCTGGCTGGACCCAAGAGTTCAGATTCCAAAAGACCGGTCGCAGAATCACG CATTATGTAAACCTGGCAACTGGTCTAAAATTCTTTACCAAGGATGATCTTATTCGCTAcgccaaaaccgaaaccaaaacGGAAAGCGAACAATGTGATGACAGGTTGCCAACTTTAAAGCAAATTACAAAACCGTCAACGAACAGCCAAGTAAAT GCTGCTGTAAAAGAAAATGAATGTCCGGAATGGTTGCCTAAGAATTGGTTCGTGGAGGTAAAAACCCATAAGAGTGGTGAATTCATTGGAAAGCAagtcaag ATATATGTTGATCCATCAACTGGATTGAGATTCTATTCCAAGCCAGCGGTATTTAGATTTCTTAAACAAGCGGAGCAGAGGAATAGAAAAACTAACAAAAAGAAACGAGCCGCCCACTCTAGAAAGAAA GTTGTGATTGAGAAATCCACAGTGGATGATTTACCAGCAGGATGGATTAAGGAAATCAAGATCCGAAGGAATGCAAATGGAGTCCGAAAAGATCCG TATTACACTGATCCAGTTAGCGGATATGTTTTTCGCTCGAAAAAGGCTGTTCTTCACTATCTAGAAACTGGAGAGATTGCTAGAAGTGCTTTTTTGCCACCAAAGTCCAATGATGATCAAAATTTAACTGATGAAGATGGATCA CAACTCCCGGAAGCTAAAAGGAAGAAAGTAAAGCTTCTTGCCACCAAGCGGCAGCTTGTAACAG GTGGGGAGACATCTGACTTATCGGGTCTAGAAACCGAGATCTCTGAGAAAGGCCAAATTGACCAGGACTGTGCTGAAACTGGGCTTGCTACAGAAAGGAATCCCAAGACTGCAGAAAAATCCAGTCAGAGCAGCTCTATAGCTCATAAAGCTTCCAATGGAGAGCAGGGTAAAATAGTCTCCGCTGATAACATGCTTGCTTCAACCGCTGCTGATGATGAAAAGGAGAAAAGCAATATAAGCTCTAGTGATTCTGGCAAGTCAAACAATAAGAAAGAGCTTGATTTGCCTCATGGGTCTTCAAATCAACTTGATCAGCTTGAACCTCAGCAGGTGGCTAGTGGCCTTGAACGTGTGAACCCTTGCCAAAAGGAAGCCAATAGTCCATGTGTTTTAGAGAAGGAATCACCTCTGCAGTTAAATGTTTGCTCCAATCCAGAGTTGGCAAAGCAACCCTCTGCTTATCCAAAAGTTAAATCGCGCTGTGCGCTAGTGAAGACCATAAAGCCCATTGAAGATGAAGATGTTCTCAGAAAGCAACCACAAACGTTGGAGATTGAGAAGACTAGTGACACTAAATCAGAAGTACAGCCTATGTTTTCTTCAGACTCGTGCCTAGAGTTTAGGGTGAATACTCCTAGAGGTGGGGTACCACATGGGGATGCTTCCGCTGAAGGCCTTGTTTCAACTGCAGCTTCCAGTGTCCTGCAAGAGAAGAATCTAGGGAAAACAAGGATGGAAAGCAAGAgaagaaatttagaaaataagAATTCGAGCAAGGTCAAGAAGATGAAAGAGCTTGACTTGCCTCGTCGCATTTCAAAACGACTTGCTGGGCTTGAACATGAGCTGGTTGGCAATGAAGTGTCTGCTGAAGAAGCTATCCAGAATACAACCAGAAAGTCTGGAAAAACCGAAGCAAAACCAACATGTGTTTTGGCGGATAAAGCAACTCAGCAGCTAAATGTTGGCCTTGACGCCACGGTCTGGAATCAAGCTTCTCCAGCAGTTGTTGGTACAGAAATCAATAACATAAGTCCCCACGAAGATAGAACAATTCTTGCAGAGCAACCACAAATGTTGGGAACCCAGGACAGTGACAGCAAGTCAGACCTACACCCTTTCTTTTGTTCTGACCCGTGCCTGGAATTTGCAATCAAAACTCTTACAGGTGCAATACCATTAGAGGATGCTATCAACGAAGGACTTGTTTCAGCGCCTATTGCTAATATCCAGCCACAGAAGAATCTAGCTGAAACTACAACTGAAAACAGCTGCTGTAGAAAAACTCTTATTAACACAATTAAGTCTAAGAAGAAGGATGCCGATTCGCAACAGCGGTCTTCAAAACGACTTGCTGGACATTCTCCTGAGCTGATGGCAAATTCTTTGTCCAATGAACAATTTCTCAACTTGGCAGCTCAAAAGTCTTACGATAGCAAAGCCAGAAATGTGAATTTGCCTTCAGCGAATCTGACGGAGAAATCATCTCAACAACTCGAGTTTGGACCAAGAGTGGCCCTTGAACATCAAGACTTTACATACCGAACCAATTCATCTCACAACGAGTCATCAAACAAGAGCAAAGAGCCTCATCAAAACCAAACCATTCCTACAGGACTGAACAATGAGAATCCGGGGGGGCTGCCATCTGCAGTTCCATTCGGTAGCCTGTGCTCTGATCCATACTTCAAGTTCCCATTCAATACTCTTACAGGTTCTAGTGCTGCAGAGGACAGTTTTACTTTTCAGAGAAACTTTGCACTGCCAGATTACGGCTTCCCCAACATTTTCCAAAGCGATATCCCGACGCAAGTATTTCCCGTGGAACAACCTGTTctgcaacaacaacaacagtTCCCTTACAATCCTCCATTCCTTCCCCCCGGAAACGTAAGCTTACCCAACAGCGGTACAATCAATGCTCAACAATCTTACAGGACCGGCAAAACGAATTACCAGACAAGGTAA
- the LOC107922822 gene encoding elicitor-responsive protein 3 isoform X2, giving the protein MPQGKLQVVLVSAKGLENTDFLCNMDPYVLLTCRTQEQKSSVASGKGSEPEWNEDFIFNISEGASELALKIMDSDAGSQDDFVGEVANVKAGILKLKNLLEGGSSLHTLIRQATYSFQP; this is encoded by the exons ATGCCTCAGGGAAAGCTTCAAGTTGTCCTTGTTAGTGCCAAAGGTCTCGAGAACACAGATTTTCTCT GTAACATGGATCCTTACGTGCTTCTTACTTGCCGAACCCAGGAGCAGAAAAGCAGTGTTGCATCAG GAAAAGGATCAGAACCAGAATGGAACGAGGATTTCATATTCAACATCTCCGAAGGTGCTTCGGAACTCGCACTGAAAATAATGGACAGTGATGCTGGTTCTCAGGATGATTTCGTGGGAGAAGTAGC GAACGTGAAAGCAGGGATTTTGAAGTTGAAGAATCTTTTGGAGGGTGGAAGCAGTCTTCATACACTGATTAGGCAGGCCACTTATAGTTTTCAGCCTTAA